The following are from one region of the Pirellulales bacterium genome:
- a CDS encoding cytochrome b N-terminal domain-containing protein, with protein MRRSPPVDPATEEEIARTSAKLHAQLARHRQEASLLRRTWNWLDDRAGLRGWLLPIRRRRLPGGARWEYSTASCLLWLLVVEVVTGLLLMTTYSPGSATAWASVHYIDRSAGGGFIRGVHYFASQALLILFAVHMVRVLLRAAFRAPFELIWITGLLLTPLVIGLAVTGNPLSASIKGASQIEVEGSIIGSTPLVGPMLKRALFGGEDVGQLTFTHLYFLHVALLPLLVGLLLIVHIAQIYRHGLSAPMIHPTKGRAVRYWPYQTVRNMTVLAIVVGVVSWLAWRYGAPLDAPADSELPYTPRPEWYLLFLFELRRHFSGQWEFVATIILPLLTLGLLLSMPLIDRLCTVRTSAVLRVLIVFVGLGGWIGLTLAAVMRDRNDPEFAASRAESARLANRACQLADQNGVPPEGAAALLRRDPQTRGPMLFKAHCASCHGYGENSSNASSSDAATKTSAPDLANFASRAWLTGMLDPAQHGGPRYFGNTKFAHSDMIEALTAICKEPRGAARLGDAAVALSAEAALPSQAAADAQDAARIATGRQRIAGKLGCTDCHRFHEQGDLGSAADLTGYGSRDWLIGIISNPEHERFYGKKLNDRMPAFAENPQSPEGNVLTGEEIELLAKWLRGE; from the coding sequence ATGCGCCGATCCCCGCCCGTCGACCCAGCGACCGAAGAAGAAATTGCTCGCACCTCGGCGAAATTGCACGCGCAGCTCGCGCGGCATCGCCAAGAAGCGTCGCTCCTGCGCCGCACATGGAATTGGCTCGATGATCGGGCAGGGCTGCGCGGCTGGTTGCTGCCGATTCGCCGCCGGAGGCTTCCGGGCGGCGCGCGTTGGGAATACAGCACGGCCAGTTGCCTGCTCTGGCTGTTGGTCGTGGAGGTGGTCACCGGATTGCTGCTGATGACCACCTACAGCCCGGGAAGCGCGACCGCCTGGGCGAGCGTGCACTATATCGATCGATCGGCCGGTGGCGGATTTATTCGCGGCGTCCACTATTTCGCTTCGCAGGCGCTGCTGATCCTGTTTGCGGTGCATATGGTGCGCGTGCTGCTGCGGGCGGCGTTTCGCGCGCCGTTCGAATTGATCTGGATTACCGGACTGTTGCTTACCCCGCTCGTGATCGGCCTGGCGGTGACCGGCAATCCACTTTCGGCGAGCATCAAAGGCGCCTCGCAAATCGAGGTCGAGGGGAGCATCATCGGTTCGACGCCGCTCGTGGGTCCGATGCTCAAACGAGCGCTGTTTGGCGGCGAAGACGTCGGGCAGTTGACCTTCACGCATCTTTATTTTCTGCACGTCGCCTTGTTGCCGCTGTTGGTCGGGTTGCTGCTGATCGTCCACATCGCCCAGATTTATCGGCATGGTCTCTCCGCGCCGATGATCCATCCGACGAAAGGCCGGGCGGTGCGATATTGGCCCTATCAGACCGTGCGGAATATGACCGTGCTGGCGATCGTGGTCGGCGTCGTATCCTGGCTGGCCTGGCGATACGGCGCTCCGCTCGACGCACCGGCCGATTCCGAGCTTCCCTACACGCCCCGACCCGAGTGGTATCTGCTGTTTCTCTTCGAATTGCGGCGGCACTTTTCCGGCCAATGGGAATTCGTCGCCACGATTATCTTGCCGCTGCTGACGCTCGGGCTGCTCTTGTCGATGCCACTGATCGATCGCCTTTGCACGGTGCGCACCAGTGCCGTGCTGCGGGTGTTGATCGTGTTCGTCGGCCTTGGCGGTTGGATTGGCCTGACGCTGGCGGCGGTGATGCGAGATCGCAATGATCCCGAGTTTGCCGCGAGCCGAGCTGAATCGGCCCGGCTGGCCAATCGGGCTTGTCAATTGGCCGATCAAAACGGCGTTCCCCCGGAGGGGGCCGCGGCGCTGTTGCGCCGCGACCCGCAAACGCGCGGCCCGATGCTGTTCAAGGCCCATTGCGCCAGTTGCCACGGCTACGGCGAAAACTCGTCGAATGCGTCGAGCAGCGACGCCGCGACCAAAACTTCGGCGCCAGATCTCGCCAACTTTGCCAGCCGCGCTTGGCTGACCGGCATGCTCGATCCGGCCCAGCATGGTGGCCCGCGCTATTTCGGCAACACGAAATTCGCTCACAGCGACATGATCGAAGCGCTAACGGCGATCTGCAAGGAACCCCGCGGCGCCGCCCGATTGGGCGATGCGGCCGTCGCGCTATCGGCCGAAGCCGCATTGCCGTCGCAAGCCGCGGCCGACGCGCAGGATGCCGCGCGAATCGCCACCGGCCGTCAACGGATCGCCGGCAAACTCGGCTGCACCGATTGCCACCGCTTTCACGAACAAGGGGATTTGGGTTCCGCGGCAGATCTGACGGGCTACGGCTCGCGCGATTGGCTGATCGGCATCATCAGCAATCCGGAACACGAGCGGTTTTACGGCAAAAAGCTGAACGACCGCATGCCCGCCTTCGCCGAGAATCCACAATCTCCCGAAGGGAACGTGCTGACCGGCGAGGAAATCGAGCTCCTCGCGAAATGGCTCCGCGGCGAATGA
- a CDS encoding Rieske 2Fe-2S domain-containing protein: MHRRSVLKLTSAALGAACAAAIGIPGVNYVVATVRRNRSKAETVQSVIRLKDLPVGRPVAVAIRARAQDAWTVAPQQVVGHVWLLRRPGKSPAVGPKEADSKAAVSPAKVPTAGDVPPEDVDIVEAFSATCPHLGCNVVYQQDKQQFLCPCHGGAFDRHGRMVTGTALGHENPAPRGLDKLACSVVLDAISGEKWVEVRYQRFQQGATRQIVEE, from the coding sequence ATGCACCGACGAAGCGTTCTCAAGTTGACCAGCGCCGCGTTGGGCGCGGCATGTGCCGCGGCTATTGGCATTCCCGGCGTGAATTATGTCGTCGCCACGGTTCGCCGCAATCGGTCGAAGGCCGAGACGGTGCAATCCGTGATTCGGCTCAAGGATTTGCCCGTTGGCCGGCCCGTGGCGGTGGCGATTCGCGCTCGCGCGCAAGACGCTTGGACGGTCGCCCCGCAACAGGTGGTGGGGCATGTGTGGCTATTGCGGCGGCCCGGCAAATCGCCGGCAGTTGGCCCGAAGGAGGCGGACTCAAAGGCGGCGGTTTCGCCAGCCAAAGTTCCGACGGCGGGCGACGTGCCGCCGGAAGATGTTGACATTGTCGAGGCATTCAGCGCCACGTGCCCGCATCTGGGCTGCAATGTCGTGTATCAGCAAGACAAGCAGCAGTTTCTTTGTCCGTGCCATGGCGGAGCGTTCGATCGGCATGGCCGGATGGTGACGGGCACCGCACTGGGGCACGAAAATCCCGCCCCCCGTGGGTTGGACAAACTCGCTTGTAGCGTGGTGCTCGACGCCATCTCGGGCGAGAAGTGGGTCGAGGTTCGGTATCAGCGATTCCAGCAGGGGGCGACTCGACAAATCGTTGAAGAGTAG
- a CDS encoding SHD1 domain-containing protein, which yields MRFLVAVAITALLSVLSAVCFAAPLVPPAAPVVHVWTDATGRFRTEAILVGGDRSQVQLKKVHGSLITVPLKNLSSDDQQFALASLRLDGAASRAANDQAASDITAKEVTAKKPILPDLSAAKTESPPSDWLGGIKSGLASVAMPSLGDANAMAAAERLLSTSGPSMPENMIYVRLSRPFLERTVYEQVSDSEPVNETVLGSRVGGTSTTTGTTEFELEPSDRSGLAEIRLFGSTTYDTVADAGPIQVFTSGVTRFASAKAIRIDGNGIALGPAVTNAETSSTVKGVSTSLRGLRGRIALRIGARRAGESRQEAAVITSRNTAGHINQRFDRSASERVADFWTTVNTQLAALPPDCLLRKCCWQASTTKDALQIVIMAPPAEKYPRVPPPAATAGEAEVEVQVHVALVRYAIANDALQRFMQPVAVRLAALEHSTGRNEQIGRPGMNWSKDGTWLTMSWPAGGRAPTRPQQPPVQPSPSREPVLASQSR from the coding sequence ATGCGTTTTCTTGTCGCCGTAGCGATCACCGCGCTTTTGTCGGTCCTTTCGGCTGTCTGCTTCGCGGCCCCGCTCGTGCCGCCCGCGGCCCCCGTGGTTCACGTGTGGACCGACGCGACGGGACGATTCCGTACCGAGGCGATCCTGGTGGGAGGCGATCGCTCGCAGGTGCAGTTGAAAAAGGTCCATGGCTCGCTGATCACCGTTCCCTTGAAAAACCTGAGCTCCGACGACCAGCAGTTCGCGCTCGCTTCGTTGCGGCTAGACGGAGCCGCGAGTCGCGCCGCAAATGATCAAGCTGCAAGCGACATCACAGCAAAAGAAGTTACAGCAAAGAAGCCTATATTGCCGGATCTCTCGGCGGCGAAGACCGAATCTCCGCCCTCCGATTGGCTTGGCGGGATCAAGTCGGGCTTGGCCTCGGTCGCAATGCCTTCGCTGGGCGATGCCAACGCGATGGCGGCCGCCGAACGCTTGCTTAGCACGTCGGGTCCGTCGATGCCGGAAAACATGATCTACGTGCGCCTTTCCCGGCCCTTTCTCGAACGAACTGTTTATGAGCAAGTTTCGGATAGCGAACCGGTGAACGAAACCGTGCTGGGCTCCCGAGTGGGCGGCACTTCGACGACCACCGGGACGACCGAATTCGAGCTGGAGCCAAGCGATCGATCCGGTCTGGCCGAGATTCGGCTCTTCGGCAGCACGACCTACGACACCGTCGCCGACGCAGGCCCGATCCAAGTGTTTACCAGCGGCGTGACCCGGTTTGCCTCGGCGAAAGCAATCCGGATCGATGGGAACGGAATCGCGCTTGGCCCGGCGGTGACGAACGCCGAAACCTCCTCGACGGTCAAAGGAGTCAGCACGTCGCTACGCGGCCTGCGCGGGCGGATCGCCTTGCGCATCGGCGCGCGGCGGGCCGGCGAAAGCCGGCAGGAAGCTGCAGTCATTACGTCTCGGAATACCGCGGGACACATCAATCAACGATTCGATCGCTCGGCGAGCGAGCGCGTGGCGGATTTTTGGACCACGGTCAACACGCAGTTGGCCGCCTTGCCGCCCGATTGCCTGCTGCGGAAATGCTGCTGGCAGGCAAGCACCACGAAAGACGCGTTGCAGATCGTGATCATGGCGCCCCCGGCGGAAAAGTATCCTCGCGTGCCGCCCCCCGCAGCAACGGCCGGCGAGGCGGAAGTGGAAGTGCAGGTGCACGTGGCGCTAGTGCGCTATGCGATCGCAAACGACGCCTTGCAACGCTTCATGCAGCCCGTGGCGGTGCGGTTGGCCGCACTCGAGCATTCCACCGGGCGAAATGAACAGATTGGTCGTCCGGGAATGAATTGGTCGAAAGACGGCACTTGGCTCACAATGAGCTGGCCCGCTGGCGGCCGCGCCCCTACCAGGCCGCAACAGCCCCCTGTGCAGCCGTCGCCATCGCGCGAGCCCGTGCTTGCCAGCCAATCGCGTTAG
- a CDS encoding type 1 glutamine amidotransferase domain-containing protein, with translation MSLEGRRFLMFVDDLYEDLELWYPRLRLTEAGGRVTVAGLVEGHVYHGKHTYPCTADAPISQMEASEFEGVVIPGGFMPDRLRREPRVLRLVRDFAEDGKLVAAICHGGWIPVSAGVYKGVRVTGSPGIKDDLINAGGEWHDAPVVIDRHFVSSRKPDDLPDFCRGILKVMAKSKQDKA, from the coding sequence ATGTCGCTCGAAGGTCGGCGGTTCCTGATGTTCGTCGACGACCTATATGAGGACCTCGAACTGTGGTATCCGCGGCTCCGGCTCACCGAAGCGGGCGGCCGGGTCACCGTTGCCGGGCTTGTCGAGGGACATGTCTACCATGGCAAGCACACTTATCCCTGCACGGCCGATGCGCCGATTAGCCAGATGGAAGCGTCCGAGTTCGAAGGGGTGGTTATCCCCGGCGGCTTCATGCCCGACCGGCTCCGCCGCGAACCGCGCGTGTTGCGATTGGTGCGCGACTTCGCCGAAGATGGCAAGCTCGTGGCGGCGATCTGTCACGGCGGCTGGATTCCGGTTTCCGCCGGTGTGTACAAAGGGGTTCGCGTTACCGGTTCGCCGGGGATCAAAGACGATCTGATTAATGCCGGCGGAGAATGGCACGACGCGCCGGTCGTCATCGACCGCCATTTCGTCTCCAGCCGCAAGCCCGACGACCTGCCCGACTTCTGCCGCGGAATTCTGAAGGTGATGGCAAAATCGAAACAAGACAAGGCGTGA
- a CDS encoding CAAX prenyl protease-related protein, whose translation MDTPQIMLADLPTDRRATGRTNPWLVFLLPFVVFMVVGSFEPAAAVAHDQSPPEASKTFGLAIPYSAYPLIYTVKIGLTLIAIAAIWPGYRQFAWRVDKLAIGVGVVGTAVWIGLAMLQRVMVLRFGLEFGLGKRSAFDPLAELSARPAWAYTFLAIRLAGLAVVAPVIEEFFLRGFLMRFAMAADWWAVPFGAASRTAIVIGTAVPVLMHPQEALAAAVWFSGITWLMLRTRNMWDCVAAHATTNLLLGVYVIASGNWWLM comes from the coding sequence TTGGACACTCCGCAAATCATGCTGGCCGACTTGCCAACTGATCGCCGCGCGACGGGCCGCACCAATCCGTGGCTCGTGTTTCTGCTGCCGTTTGTGGTGTTCATGGTCGTTGGCAGTTTCGAGCCCGCGGCGGCAGTGGCTCACGATCAATCGCCGCCCGAGGCATCGAAGACTTTCGGCCTCGCGATCCCCTACAGCGCATATCCGCTGATCTATACCGTCAAAATCGGGCTGACACTGATCGCGATCGCTGCTATTTGGCCCGGCTACCGGCAGTTTGCGTGGCGCGTCGACAAGCTGGCGATTGGGGTGGGCGTCGTGGGCACCGCGGTTTGGATCGGACTGGCAATGTTGCAACGGGTCATGGTCCTGCGGTTCGGCCTCGAGTTCGGCCTGGGCAAACGCAGCGCGTTCGATCCGCTCGCGGAACTGTCGGCCCGGCCCGCTTGGGCGTACACGTTTCTGGCAATCCGATTGGCCGGACTGGCGGTCGTGGCGCCGGTGATCGAAGAGTTTTTCCTGCGAGGCTTTTTGATGCGGTTTGCGATGGCCGCGGATTGGTGGGCAGTGCCGTTTGGGGCCGCGAGCCGAACAGCGATCGTGATCGGCACCGCAGTTCCGGTTTTGATGCATCCGCAGGAAGCGCTGGCGGCGGCGGTTTGGTTTTCCGGGATCACGTGGTTGATGCTTCGCACGCGCAACATGTGGGATTGCGTTGCCGCCCACGCGACAACCAATCTGCTGCTGGGTGTATACGTGATTGCGAGTGGCAATTGGTGGCTGATGTGA
- a CDS encoding sialidase family protein: MFHWRISAGALRAVACVGTLLVAIHARAAEPLLVKSDLFEAGKEGHKLYRIPGIVVTAKGTVLAYCEGRKHSGLDWDDIEIMLRRSTDGGQSWSAPIVLPKPAGRFERNPAAVAKKLARDGEITLNNPVAIADRGGAVHFLYCVDYGRCFYLRSDDDGLTFSQPVEITKTFEQFRKDYNCRVFATGPAHGIQLKNARLVVPVWLSTGTGGNAHRPSAVATIFSDDSGKTWQRGDIVAGETDPLTNPNETVVAQLADGRVMLNMRSESKEHRRAVSISPDGATHWSRPVFDEQLKEPICMASLCRLSDQKTSDRNRLLFANPDNPDGAGKNESPGRMHYRKNLTVKLSYDEGQTWPVARVLEPGTSGYSDLAVGPHGTIYCFFERGSTTGRDQFSTHALTLARFNLEWLSAGKDRLPKKPE; this comes from the coding sequence ATGTTCCATTGGCGAATATCTGCCGGTGCGCTTCGTGCTGTCGCGTGTGTGGGAACGCTGCTTGTCGCAATTCATGCCCGGGCCGCCGAGCCGCTATTGGTGAAAAGCGATCTGTTCGAGGCGGGTAAGGAAGGGCACAAGCTATATCGGATTCCGGGAATTGTGGTCACCGCCAAGGGGACGGTGCTCGCTTATTGCGAAGGGCGAAAACACAGCGGGCTGGATTGGGACGATATCGAAATCATGCTCCGCCGCAGCACCGATGGCGGCCAGAGCTGGTCGGCGCCGATCGTGCTGCCCAAGCCGGCCGGCAGGTTCGAGCGGAATCCGGCCGCCGTGGCCAAGAAACTGGCCCGCGATGGCGAAATCACGCTGAATAATCCCGTGGCGATCGCCGATCGCGGCGGCGCGGTCCATTTTCTCTACTGCGTCGACTACGGTCGCTGCTTCTATTTGCGCAGCGACGACGACGGCCTGACGTTCAGCCAGCCGGTGGAAATCACGAAGACGTTCGAGCAGTTCCGCAAGGACTATAACTGCCGGGTGTTCGCCACAGGGCCGGCGCACGGCATCCAGTTGAAGAACGCTCGGCTCGTGGTTCCGGTTTGGCTCTCGACAGGGACCGGCGGCAATGCCCATCGTCCGTCGGCGGTGGCCACCATCTTTAGCGACGATAGTGGAAAGACATGGCAGCGCGGCGACATCGTGGCCGGCGAGACCGATCCGCTTACCAATCCGAACGAAACGGTGGTCGCCCAGCTTGCCGATGGCCGCGTGATGCTCAATATGCGCAGTGAATCCAAAGAGCATCGGCGGGCCGTGTCGATCAGCCCCGATGGAGCGACGCACTGGAGCCGGCCCGTCTTCGACGAACAACTCAAGGAACCGATTTGCATGGCGAGCCTATGCCGATTGAGCGACCAAAAAACGTCGGACCGAAATCGCTTGCTCTTCGCCAATCCCGACAATCCGGACGGGGCCGGGAAAAACGAGTCGCCGGGCCGCATGCACTATCGCAAGAATCTGACCGTGAAGCTCAGCTACGACGAAGGACAGACGTGGCCCGTGGCGCGCGTGCTCGAGCCCGGCACCAGCGGCTATAGCGACTTGGCCGTCGGCCCCCACGGCACGATCTATTGCTTTTTTGAACGCGGGAGCACCACCGGGCGGGATCAGTTTTCGACCCACGCGCTGACGCTCGCGAGATTCAATCTCGAATGGCTGTCGGCGGGAAAAGATCGGCTGCCAAAAAAGCCGGAATGA
- a CDS encoding phage Gp37/Gp68 family protein, which yields MSEKSTIEWTDATWNPVRGCTKISPGCKHCYAETFAERFRGVPGHPYQQGFDLRLVPDKLAEPLRWSSPKSVFVNSMSDLFHESVPDDYIERVVRVMELANWHTYQVLTKRSERLRDLLSGKFSFAAKLDHIWWGVSVEDRDYGLPRIEHLRQGPAAVRFLSIEPLLEDLGELDLAGIHWVIVGGESGAGARRIDEAWVDRILRQCRVAGVPFFFKQWGGVRKSTTGRELNGHTFDEMPNRSARPILSREDRRALIDALPTWNAVAGGDLTVR from the coding sequence ATGAGCGAGAAATCGACGATCGAGTGGACCGATGCGACTTGGAATCCGGTGCGGGGATGCACGAAGATCAGTCCCGGCTGCAAGCATTGTTATGCCGAAACATTTGCCGAGCGATTTCGCGGCGTGCCGGGCCATCCCTACCAGCAGGGCTTCGATTTGCGGTTGGTTCCCGACAAGCTCGCCGAGCCGCTGCGCTGGTCGTCGCCCAAGAGCGTGTTCGTCAATTCGATGAGCGATCTGTTTCACGAGAGCGTGCCCGATGATTACATCGAGCGGGTCGTGCGCGTGATGGAGCTTGCGAACTGGCACACGTATCAGGTGCTCACGAAGCGCTCCGAGCGGTTGCGTGATCTGCTGTCGGGGAAGTTTTCGTTTGCGGCGAAGCTCGACCACATTTGGTGGGGCGTGAGCGTCGAGGATCGCGACTATGGCCTGCCGCGGATCGAGCATCTGCGGCAAGGGCCCGCCGCGGTGCGGTTTCTATCGATCGAGCCGCTGTTGGAAGACTTGGGAGAGCTCGACCTCGCCGGAATTCATTGGGTCATCGTCGGGGGCGAAAGCGGGGCCGGCGCGCGACGAATCGATGAAGCTTGGGTCGACCGAATCTTGCGCCAGTGTCGTGTGGCGGGTGTGCCCTTCTTCTTCAAGCAGTGGGGTGGCGTGCGGAAATCGACGACCGGCCGCGAGCTAAATGGCCACACGTTCGATGAAATGCCGAACCGCAGCGCCCGGCCGATCCTATCGCGGGAGGATCGCCGCGCGTTGATCGACGCCCTGCCGACTTGGAATGCCGTGGCCGGCGGCGACTTGACGGTTCGCTGA
- a CDS encoding LURP-one-related family protein, producing the protein MRKKLFSLGADFTIKDADGNDAFFVDGKVLSLRDRLIFEDMQGNELAVVQKKLLTWGPAYEIYHAGQLRAVVKEALFTLFGHRFSVDDEHGPDDLEARGNFSDHRYTFTRAEQAVAEVSESWFTIPNTYGVDIVDGQDDVLILACAVVIERCQEAASHR; encoded by the coding sequence ATGAGAAAGAAGCTGTTTTCGCTCGGCGCGGATTTCACGATCAAAGACGCCGACGGCAACGACGCATTCTTCGTCGATGGAAAAGTCCTTTCCTTGCGCGATCGGCTGATCTTCGAAGACATGCAGGGCAACGAATTGGCGGTCGTGCAAAAGAAGTTGCTCACCTGGGGCCCGGCCTACGAAATCTATCACGCCGGCCAGCTCCGCGCCGTGGTGAAGGAAGCGCTGTTCACGCTGTTCGGCCACCGCTTCAGCGTCGACGACGAGCACGGCCCCGACGATCTCGAAGCCCGTGGCAATTTCAGCGACCATCGCTACACGTTCACCCGCGCGGAGCAAGCCGTTGCGGAAGTTTCCGAAAGCTGGTTCACGATACCGAATACGTATGGCGTAGACATCGTCGATGGCCAGGACGACGTGTTGATCCTGGCCTGCGCCGTGGTCATCGAGCGCTGCCAGGAAGCGGCGAGCCACCGCTGA